In the genome of Acidobacteriota bacterium, one region contains:
- a CDS encoding DNA-3-methyladenine glycosylase 2 family protein: MKRLDGAGIAAAARRLASIDDGLATLLREDGVPPLWGRAPSYATLVRIILEQQVSLASARSVYRRLQQAHGPLTPSKIRASGADGLRGCGVTRQKARYMGLIAEEIDSGRLDLTGLSRLDDDAVRRTLTAITGIGPWTAECYLLVALKRPDVWPAGDIALQEAVRVLRGLKKRPDLDRLTDLADDWRPHRATAARMLWQRYLKGR, translated from the coding sequence TTGAAGCGACTGGACGGGGCCGGGATCGCTGCGGCTGCGCGACGGCTGGCCTCCATCGACGACGGACTGGCGACCCTGCTCCGCGAAGACGGTGTGCCCCCGTTGTGGGGACGTGCCCCGAGCTACGCGACACTGGTACGGATCATCCTCGAGCAACAGGTCTCGTTGGCCTCTGCCCGCTCTGTCTATCGTCGGCTGCAGCAGGCCCACGGGCCGCTGACACCGTCGAAGATCCGCGCGAGCGGCGCCGACGGCCTGCGTGGCTGTGGCGTGACCCGCCAGAAGGCCCGCTACATGGGGCTGATCGCCGAGGAGATCGACTCGGGGCGTCTCGACCTGACCGGGCTGTCACGGTTGGATGACGACGCCGTGCGGCGGACCCTGACGGCGATCACCGGGATCGGCCCCTGGACCGCCGAGTGCTACCTGCTGGTGGCGCTCAAGCGGCCCGATGTCTGGCCCGCCGGAGACATCGCGTTGCAGGAGGCCGTCCGGGTACTCCGCGGCTTGAAAAAGCGCCCGGATCTCGACCGTCTGACCGACCTGGCAGACGATTGGCGGCCCCATCGGGCGACCGCCGCCCGCATGCTCTGGCAGCGCTACCTGAAGGGCCGCTAG